The Niastella koreensis GR20-10 genome includes a window with the following:
- a CDS encoding mannose-1-phosphate guanylyltransferase, which translates to MNKQTYVAIMAGGIGSRFWPASRTNYPKQFLDILNTGKTLIQTTYDRFAAFIPAENIYVVTSNEYINIVKKQLPQLPLQNILGEPSRKNTAPCIAYISYKLYQLDPQASLIIAPSDHLILDPVAFNKVCFEALSFVGKHNALVTLGIKPTYPNTGYGYIQYEQQTVSDNVYKVKTFTEKPNLEQAKMFIATGEFLWNAGIFVWQVKNIITAFEKYLPEMYDVFEAEKVHFNTTEEGPALQRIYPLCTNISIDFGIMEKADNVYVIPSSFGWSDLGSWNSAWENLEKDYMHNASGGGNVIVFDTHRCMIQTPTDKLVVLQGMEDFIVVDTNDVLLICKREKEQDIKEYVAEIKRNKGDKYL; encoded by the coding sequence ATGAACAAACAAACTTACGTAGCAATAATGGCCGGCGGTATAGGCAGTCGTTTCTGGCCTGCAAGCAGAACCAATTACCCCAAACAGTTCCTGGATATTCTGAATACCGGTAAAACTCTTATACAAACTACCTATGACCGGTTTGCTGCTTTTATTCCTGCTGAGAACATTTATGTTGTTACCTCCAATGAATATATAAACATTGTAAAAAAGCAATTGCCTCAATTGCCGCTGCAAAATATTCTGGGAGAACCTTCGCGCAAAAATACAGCCCCCTGTATTGCCTATATCTCTTATAAATTATATCAGCTGGATCCGCAGGCTTCGCTGATCATTGCGCCTTCAGATCACCTGATCCTCGATCCGGTTGCGTTTAATAAAGTATGTTTTGAAGCGCTCAGTTTTGTGGGCAAACACAATGCCCTGGTAACGCTTGGCATTAAACCCACTTATCCCAATACCGGTTATGGTTATATCCAGTACGAACAGCAAACGGTAAGTGATAATGTGTATAAAGTAAAGACATTTACCGAAAAGCCTAACCTGGAACAGGCCAAAATGTTTATTGCTACCGGTGAGTTTTTATGGAATGCCGGTATCTTCGTTTGGCAGGTGAAAAATATCATTACCGCGTTCGAGAAATACCTGCCCGAAATGTATGATGTGTTCGAGGCTGAAAAAGTACATTTTAATACAACAGAAGAGGGCCCGGCACTGCAACGCATTTATCCGCTTTGTACAAATATCTCTATCGACTTCGGCATCATGGAAAAAGCCGATAACGTATACGTTATTCCATCTTCCTTTGGCTGGAGCGACCTCGGCAGCTGGAACAGCGCCTGGGAAAACCTGGAAAAGGACTACATGCACAATGCCTCCGGTGGCGGCAATGTTATTGTATTCGACACACACAGGTGCATGATACAAACTCCCACTGATAAACTCGTTGTACTACAGGGTATGGAAGATTTCATTGTAGTTGATACCAACGATGTACTGCTTATCTGTAAAAGAGAAAAAGAGCAGGACATCAAAGAATATGTAGCAGAAATAAAAAGGAATAAGGGAGATAAGTACCTTTAG
- a CDS encoding 3'-5' exonuclease: protein MVTLNNILFLDIETVPQHDSYDKMAPEWKALWDLKAAYLIRNKEEETVESIYNRAGIYAEFGKVVCITCGIIQGYHPSKKLVLKSFCGDDEREILLQFADMLKRWATDANKCLCAHNGKEFDFPFLCRRMIIHNIPLPGILNTRGKKPWEITHLDTMELWRFGDYKNFTSLNLLATTLGIPTPKDDIDGSMVWEVYWKERNLERIVCYCQKDVVTAAQVYLRMTGEELLDAASIEIKQ, encoded by the coding sequence ATGGTCACACTCAACAATATTCTTTTTCTCGACATAGAAACAGTTCCGCAACACGATAGCTATGATAAGATGGCGCCCGAATGGAAAGCCCTCTGGGACCTGAAGGCTGCTTATTTAATTCGCAATAAGGAAGAAGAAACAGTTGAATCTATTTATAACCGGGCGGGCATATATGCTGAGTTTGGTAAAGTAGTGTGTATAACCTGCGGAATTATTCAGGGCTATCATCCTTCCAAAAAGCTGGTGTTAAAATCGTTTTGCGGCGATGATGAGCGGGAGATCCTGTTGCAGTTTGCCGATATGCTGAAGCGCTGGGCAACCGATGCCAATAAATGCCTGTGCGCCCACAACGGAAAAGAATTTGACTTTCCTTTTCTGTGCCGGCGAATGATCATCCATAATATTCCGCTGCCCGGCATTCTCAATACCCGTGGTAAGAAGCCCTGGGAAATAACTCACCTCGATACCATGGAATTGTGGCGCTTTGGCGATTATAAAAATTTTACTTCATTGAACCTGCTGGCCACCACACTTGGCATTCCCACGCCAAAAGATGATATTGATGGCAGTATGGTATGGGAAGTATACTGGAAGGAAAGAAACCTGGAGCGCATTGTTTGTTACTGCCAGAAAGATGTGGTTACTGCCGCCCAGGTATACCTGCGAATGACGGGTGAAGAATTGCTGGATGCAGCCAGTATCGAGATCAAACAATAA
- a CDS encoding MmcQ/YjbR family DNA-binding protein, translating into MDIESLRDYCLSKPAVEETFPFGVETLVYKVGGKIFLICSLNSDSFQFNVKCDPEKAIELRERYDCVQPGYHMNKKHWNTIVVDGSANNSLLKEWIDDSYDLIVASLPAKAREQLKGKK; encoded by the coding sequence ATGGATATCGAATCATTACGCGACTATTGTTTATCAAAACCAGCGGTTGAAGAAACCTTTCCCTTTGGGGTCGAAACCCTTGTGTATAAAGTTGGTGGTAAAATATTTCTGATCTGCTCTTTAAATTCCGATTCATTCCAGTTTAATGTGAAGTGCGATCCCGAAAAAGCCATCGAACTACGGGAGCGGTACGACTGTGTGCAGCCCGGATACCATATGAACAAAAAGCACTGGAATACCATTGTTGTTGATGGTAGCGCAAACAATTCCCTGTTGAAAGAATGGATCGATGATTCATACGACCTGATCGTGGCAAGCCTCCCGGCAAAAGCCAGGGAGCAGCTGAAAGGAAAAAAATAA
- a CDS encoding methionine aminotransferase, which produces MSQLSIQSKLPQVGTTIFTVMSALATEHNAVNLGQGFPDFPMSAELTGLVTEAMQNGFNQYAPMPGYMPLREAIAEKIEFLYNTKVNPGTQITITPGGTYAIYTALTTVLQPGDEVIVFEPGYDSYIPNIVVNGAIPVRIDLQFPGYKINWAEVRQRITPKTKMIMLNSPHNPTGAVLGEDDIQQLREVVQGTNIIILSDEVYEHIVFDNVKHQSILRYPDLAKRSFVCFSFGKTYHCTGWKLGYAVAPDAFTREFRKVHQFNCFSCHTPSQVALATFLRNKDSYLTLGSFLQQKRDYFLQLMTNTRFSMLDSKGSYFICAQYDRISDESDKDFAIRITKEFGVAVIPVSAFYQNGTDNKVVRFCFGKKEETLALAAERLSQV; this is translated from the coding sequence TTGAGCCAGCTATCAATCCAATCTAAATTACCCCAGGTAGGCACAACTATATTTACGGTAATGAGCGCCCTGGCTACTGAACACAATGCAGTAAACCTGGGTCAGGGATTTCCTGATTTTCCAATGAGTGCGGAGCTCACCGGGCTTGTAACAGAAGCCATGCAAAACGGGTTTAACCAATATGCACCTATGCCTGGTTATATGCCTTTACGGGAGGCCATAGCAGAAAAGATCGAATTTCTATATAACACGAAAGTTAATCCCGGTACGCAGATCACCATCACCCCCGGTGGCACCTATGCTATTTATACCGCGCTTACAACGGTATTGCAACCAGGCGATGAAGTGATTGTTTTTGAACCGGGCTACGATAGTTATATTCCCAACATTGTGGTGAATGGCGCCATACCGGTTCGCATCGATCTGCAGTTTCCGGGGTATAAGATCAATTGGGCCGAAGTACGCCAGCGCATTACCCCCAAAACAAAAATGATAATGCTTAACTCGCCGCACAACCCTACCGGCGCAGTGTTGGGGGAAGACGACATTCAACAATTGCGTGAGGTGGTCCAGGGCACCAACATAATAATCCTGAGCGATGAAGTGTACGAACATATTGTGTTTGATAATGTAAAGCACCAATCCATTTTACGCTATCCCGATCTGGCCAAACGCAGCTTTGTATGTTTCTCCTTTGGTAAAACCTATCATTGCACCGGATGGAAACTGGGTTACGCCGTAGCGCCTGACGCTTTTACCCGGGAATTTCGCAAGGTGCACCAGTTCAACTGCTTTAGCTGTCATACCCCTTCTCAGGTAGCGTTGGCTACGTTTCTTCGTAATAAAGATTCTTATTTAACCCTGGGTTCCTTTCTGCAACAAAAGCGCGATTACTTTTTGCAGTTGATGACAAATACCCGGTTCTCCATGCTGGATAGTAAGGGTAGTTATTTTATATGCGCGCAGTACGATCGCATCAGCGACGAAAGCGATAAAGACTTTGCTATTCGCATTACAAAAGAGTTTGGAGTGGCCGTGATCCCCGTTTCTGCTTTTTACCAGAATGGTACCGATAATAAAGTAGTGCGTTTTTGTTTTGGCAAAAAAGAGGAAACCCTGGCCCTGGCAGCAGAACGATTAAGCCAGGTATAG
- the feoB gene encoding ferrous iron transport protein B translates to MAKTIHIALVGNPNSGKSSLFNVLTGLNQQVGNFPGVTVDKKVGSCQLSDGLNASIIDLPGTYSLYPRREDEWVAYRVLMQQDKDVDAPEMVVLIADASNLKRNLLFASQIIDLKIRVVVGLTMMDIARQKGIQIDVPELERELGVPVIPINPRKNKGIQPLKKAIEQTALELYKAPVRDFINNEALAPTAIGSVKQLFPELSDYKAIHYLINHESFTLSKTLQDKIEAIEEENNFNHTKTQAEEILQRYQRIGAILKQSVTEPSPLQKTLFTEKLDNIFLHRRWGYLILLSVLFLLFQSVFWLAEYPMNFIDWSFTALSNWFSNVLPGGWLTDLFINGIMAGLGGILVFVPQIMILFGLVTILEDTGYMARISFLTDKLMRKVGLNGKSVMPMISGFACAVPAIMSARNIENKKERLLTILVTPLMSCSARLPVYTILIGLVIPKKMFLGFLGLQGLVMMGLYLLGPIMSMLVSYIARLFIDIKEKSFFILELPVYRAPRWKNVIVTMINKAKIFVFDAGRVIMVISLILWALSTYGPRERMNEVKARYEQQVKLHPEQEAALTRIKNTELLQNSYAGLLGHSIEPVIKPLGYDWKIGIALITSFAAREVFVGTMATLYSVEGGSDADEGTLMQKMNAAVRADGTKVYTLATGISLMIFYAFAMQCMSTLAIVKRETRSWKWPLIQLVYMTGLAYVMSLIAYQLLK, encoded by the coding sequence ATGGCGAAGACGATACATATTGCATTAGTTGGAAATCCAAACAGCGGCAAAAGTTCCCTTTTCAATGTTTTAACCGGCCTGAACCAGCAAGTGGGTAACTTTCCTGGGGTAACGGTAGACAAAAAAGTAGGTTCCTGTCAGTTGTCTGATGGGTTAAATGCCTCTATTATTGACCTGCCCGGAACGTACAGTTTGTACCCGCGGCGGGAAGATGAATGGGTGGCATACCGCGTTTTAATGCAGCAGGATAAAGATGTGGATGCGCCGGAAATGGTGGTGTTGATTGCTGATGCCAGCAACCTGAAACGCAATTTGTTATTCGCCTCCCAGATCATTGATCTGAAGATACGGGTGGTGGTGGGCCTTACCATGATGGATATTGCCCGCCAAAAGGGCATCCAAATTGATGTGCCGGAACTGGAAAGAGAGCTGGGTGTGCCCGTAATTCCCATTAACCCACGCAAAAACAAGGGCATTCAACCTTTAAAGAAGGCCATCGAGCAAACTGCCCTGGAATTATACAAAGCGCCTGTACGCGATTTTATTAATAACGAAGCCCTGGCTCCCACCGCCATTGGCAGCGTAAAACAGTTGTTTCCCGAATTAAGTGATTACAAAGCCATTCATTACCTCATCAATCATGAATCTTTTACCCTCAGCAAAACCCTGCAGGATAAAATAGAAGCGATCGAGGAAGAGAATAATTTCAACCATACCAAAACGCAGGCGGAAGAAATATTACAACGGTATCAACGCATTGGCGCCATTCTGAAACAATCAGTAACGGAACCATCACCGCTGCAAAAAACCCTGTTCACCGAAAAGCTGGATAACATCTTCCTGCACCGGCGCTGGGGATACCTCATATTGCTTTCCGTATTGTTCCTTCTGTTTCAAAGCGTGTTCTGGCTGGCCGAGTATCCGATGAACTTTATTGACTGGAGCTTTACAGCGCTCAGCAACTGGTTCAGCAATGTATTGCCAGGTGGCTGGTTAACCGATCTGTTCATTAACGGTATTATGGCCGGGCTGGGTGGCATCCTGGTTTTTGTACCGCAGATCATGATCCTGTTTGGCCTGGTGACCATATTGGAAGACACCGGTTACATGGCCCGCATTAGTTTTTTAACCGATAAGTTAATGCGTAAGGTTGGGCTGAACGGTAAGAGCGTTATGCCCATGATCAGTGGGTTTGCCTGCGCCGTGCCCGCCATTATGAGCGCACGGAATATTGAAAACAAAAAAGAAAGATTACTTACTATACTGGTTACCCCATTGATGAGCTGCAGCGCGCGCCTGCCGGTATATACCATTCTGATAGGATTGGTTATTCCGAAAAAAATGTTCCTTGGCTTTTTAGGGTTGCAGGGTCTGGTGATGATGGGCCTGTACCTGCTGGGACCTATTATGTCGATGCTGGTATCGTATATTGCCCGGCTGTTTATTGATATTAAAGAGAAAAGCTTTTTCATTCTTGAGTTGCCGGTATACCGTGCGCCCCGCTGGAAGAATGTAATTGTAACTATGATTAACAAGGCGAAGATCTTTGTATTTGACGCCGGTAGAGTCATCATGGTCATCAGTCTTATTCTTTGGGCATTGAGCACCTATGGCCCACGGGAAAGAATGAATGAGGTAAAGGCGCGTTACGAGCAACAGGTAAAACTACATCCTGAACAGGAAGCAGCGCTTACGCGCATAAAGAATACTGAGTTATTACAAAACTCCTATGCCGGTTTGCTGGGTCATAGCATTGAACCCGTTATTAAGCCACTGGGCTACGACTGGAAGATTGGCATTGCATTAATTACCTCTTTTGCCGCCCGGGAAGTTTTTGTTGGAACCATGGCTACGTTATACAGTGTGGAAGGCGGCTCCGATGCGGATGAAGGCACCCTGATGCAAAAAATGAATGCGGCAGTAAGGGCCGATGGAACAAAAGTATACACCCTGGCAACCGGTATTTCCCTCATGATATTTTATGCTTTCGCCATGCAGTGTATGAGCACGCTGGCCATTGTTAAACGCGAAACCCGTAGCTGGAAGTGGCCGCTTATTCAACTGGTATATATGACCGGGCTTGCTTATGTAATGAGTTTAATAGCTTATCAATTGCTGAAATAA
- a CDS encoding KpsF/GutQ family sugar-phosphate isomerase: MSTLSAIDIKSVALRTIGLEAEAIASLQTMVNDDFERAVKAIYETKGRVIISGIGKSALIAQKLVATLNSTGTPAVFLHAADAIHGDLGMVQQDDVVMVISKSGESPEIKVLVPLVKNFGNTLIGMVGNMASFLARQSGIVLNTTVSQEACPNNLAPTSSTTAQLVMGDAIAVSLMELRGFTSEDFARFHPGGTLGKKLYLRVSELYVNNERPQVNELASLKEVIVEISKKRLGTTAVIDANNQLMGIITDGDLRRMLEKNIPLDSVTAKEIMTLNPKTITADALAVEALDRLRKFDINQLVVVTGEGAYLGFIHLHDLIREGLI, translated from the coding sequence ATGTCAACTTTGTCTGCCATTGATATTAAGTCTGTTGCGCTTCGAACCATTGGGTTGGAAGCAGAGGCTATTGCATCGTTACAAACCATGGTGAACGATGATTTTGAACGTGCGGTTAAAGCAATTTATGAAACCAAAGGCCGGGTGATTATTAGTGGTATTGGTAAGAGTGCATTGATTGCCCAGAAACTGGTGGCAACATTAAACTCAACCGGTACACCTGCTGTTTTTTTACATGCAGCCGATGCCATTCATGGCGACCTGGGTATGGTTCAGCAGGACGATGTGGTGATGGTAATCAGTAAAAGTGGCGAAAGCCCTGAAATAAAAGTATTGGTACCGCTGGTTAAAAACTTCGGCAATACCCTCATTGGTATGGTAGGCAATATGGCCTCTTTCCTGGCCAGGCAATCGGGCATAGTGTTAAACACCACCGTATCGCAGGAAGCCTGTCCAAACAACCTGGCGCCTACCTCAAGCACAACGGCCCAGCTGGTTATGGGTGATGCTATAGCGGTAAGCCTGATGGAATTGAGAGGGTTTACTTCCGAAGATTTTGCCCGGTTTCACCCTGGTGGAACGTTGGGTAAAAAATTATACCTGCGGGTTTCTGAGTTGTATGTAAATAATGAAAGGCCTCAGGTAAACGAGCTGGCTTCACTAAAAGAAGTGATCGTTGAGATCTCAAAAAAGCGGCTGGGCACAACGGCGGTGATCGATGCTAACAACCAGCTGATGGGCATTATTACCGATGGTGATCTCCGCCGGATGCTTGAAAAGAATATTCCCCTGGACAGCGTTACCGCTAAAGAAATTATGACGCTGAATCCCAAAACCATAACGGCCGATGCGTTGGCGGTAGAAGCACTGGACCGTTTGCGAAAGTTCGATATCAACCAACTGGTGGTGGTAACGGGCGAAGGGGCCTACCTGGGCTTCATTCATTTGCACGATCTTATCAGGGAAGGCCTCATTTAG
- a CDS encoding GNAT family N-acetyltransferase yields MISLIPMLPEHASAVLEIYGHGIASGMATFETTVPDWDTFNLKYLPHSRIIAIEENAPVGWAALTPVSARECYNGVAEVSVYVHQQHQRKGIGRTLLEELINTSEQNGIWSLLSVIHEENRASIHLHEQCGFRYIGYRERIAQLNGVWRTTVMLEKRSKLVGQ; encoded by the coding sequence ATGATCTCCCTGATACCAATGTTACCCGAACACGCCAGTGCTGTACTGGAAATATATGGTCATGGCATAGCATCCGGCATGGCCACCTTTGAAACAACCGTACCCGATTGGGACACGTTCAACCTCAAATACCTTCCCCATTCAAGGATCATTGCCATTGAGGAAAATGCGCCGGTAGGCTGGGCTGCGCTTACGCCCGTATCTGCAAGGGAGTGTTACAATGGCGTGGCCGAAGTAAGTGTATACGTGCATCAGCAACATCAACGAAAAGGCATTGGCAGAACCTTACTGGAAGAACTAATTAACACTAGTGAGCAAAACGGTATCTGGTCATTGTTAAGTGTGATCCATGAAGAGAACAGGGCCAGCATTCATTTGCATGAACAATGCGGCTTCCGCTATATTGGCTATCGCGAACGTATTGCTCAACTCAATGGCGTTTGGCGAACAACTGTTATGCTTGAAAAGCGAAGTAAACTTGTAGGACAATAA